One stretch of Pseudoalteromonas shioyasakiensis DNA includes these proteins:
- a CDS encoding LD-carboxypeptidase — translation MAKIQYPKPLVQGDKIAICAFSSGVDTAFHTRLDLVLNGLTAKGFTVIEGACLRQSHNSAKQRADELMEYLTDDSIAAIMPPWGGDLTMEILPLLDFNAISKARPKWLVGFSDISTFACALTTRCGWATLHAANLMQIHPDDSDVYLANIFSAMSLEEKQQLHQVASPYYQQKPIDYKADPQAQFDYTAPSQWRCINYKDKRQIEVSGRLIGGCLDTLGLLLPSNYYALHEFKKQYAPEGLILYLENAELSPMALARCLLSLKLNDVFTDVNAVVFGRSPAINNDCYFDEYQAIELAFKGNLFPVIVDADIGHVAPNLALINGAVATITADLCEGMASNIIVKTDLK, via the coding sequence ATGGCGAAAATTCAGTATCCTAAACCGCTTGTTCAAGGCGATAAAATAGCCATATGTGCTTTTTCATCAGGTGTAGATACAGCGTTTCATACGCGTTTAGACTTAGTACTTAATGGCTTAACAGCCAAAGGTTTTACTGTCATTGAGGGTGCCTGCTTGCGTCAGTCACACAATAGTGCAAAGCAACGTGCTGATGAGCTAATGGAGTATTTAACTGATGATTCAATAGCAGCCATCATGCCACCTTGGGGGGGCGATCTCACCATGGAGATTTTACCGCTTCTCGACTTTAATGCGATAAGTAAAGCAAGGCCTAAATGGTTGGTTGGCTTTTCAGATATAAGCACTTTTGCATGTGCATTAACAACTCGTTGTGGCTGGGCAACCTTGCACGCTGCGAATTTAATGCAAATTCACCCTGACGATTCAGATGTTTATTTAGCAAATATATTCAGTGCAATGTCACTTGAAGAAAAACAGCAACTGCACCAAGTCGCGTCTCCTTATTATCAGCAAAAACCAATTGATTATAAAGCCGATCCGCAAGCTCAATTTGACTATACAGCCCCGAGTCAATGGCGCTGTATTAACTATAAAGATAAACGCCAGATTGAAGTTTCAGGGCGTTTAATCGGCGGTTGCTTAGATACTCTTGGCTTGTTGCTACCCTCAAATTACTATGCATTGCATGAATTTAAAAAGCAGTATGCGCCAGAGGGCTTAATTTTATATTTAGAAAATGCAGAGCTCAGCCCGATGGCATTAGCACGTTGTTTGTTATCGTTAAAGTTGAATGATGTATTCACCGATGTAAATGCGGTGGTATTCGGCCGCAGTCCAGCAATTAATAACGACTGCTATTTTGATGAATACCAAGCAATCGAACTCGCATTTAAAGGTAATTTGTTCCCAGTTATTGTTGATGCGGACATTGGTCACGTTGCCCCTAATTTAGCATTAATAAATGGAGCAGTTGCCACAATAACTGCAGACTTATGTGAAGGTATGGCGAGTAATATCATTGTAAAGACAGACTTAAAATAA
- a CDS encoding L,D-transpeptidase family protein, whose amino-acid sequence MKILRYTVLVSCLSICMPVLAENQYLQQQLEPILIGESHSIEREHIHSPDMTVATYKANGFERVWNDTKYAKQALKLIAQSELEGLSPNDYHFDTLMALANEIDKRGTEAVEAQFDVLMTDAVMTYAKHLIRGKINPKQLTATWNYGQFDVSPDAAAASLLKHVKSKSLDKGLENLKPVLPHYKRLKDALVFYRELDATGELPAITLQNNILKPGQSDAAVPLLRQKLKRLNYFQGSGNDDTDYDNELVAAVKNFQSAHQVTDDGVIGNATLKLLNKDYSEYIDDILVNLERIRWVDNTLTERFLVVNIAGFKLFLFEDNKLKWQTNVVVGINYTKTPIFKGQMSYIVMNPTWTVPRSIAGGIIKKMKENPNYLNEKDFVVVDSRRNPVDSKSIDWANASRKNFPYWFVQQPSENNSLGQIKFMFPNKYSIYLHDTPAKTLFQQDQRAFSHGCVRVDDPFTLAEKILETSDNWSRSDIDDAIAAKETTKISLSKPLDVLLMYWTVAGDDESLQFYTDVYNRDGALLKALTTPLANNTI is encoded by the coding sequence ATGAAGATTCTGCGCTACACCGTTTTGGTCAGTTGTTTATCCATTTGCATGCCTGTATTGGCTGAAAACCAATATTTACAACAACAGTTAGAACCTATCCTGATTGGTGAATCTCACAGTATTGAAAGAGAACACATCCATTCTCCTGACATGACCGTTGCCACCTATAAAGCAAATGGTTTTGAACGTGTTTGGAATGACACCAAATATGCAAAACAAGCTCTCAAGTTAATTGCTCAATCAGAGCTTGAAGGCCTCTCACCCAATGACTATCACTTTGATACATTAATGGCGCTGGCCAACGAAATAGATAAACGCGGAACAGAGGCTGTCGAAGCTCAGTTTGATGTACTTATGACAGATGCTGTCATGACGTATGCAAAACACTTAATACGCGGGAAAATAAACCCAAAACAACTTACTGCAACATGGAATTATGGACAGTTTGACGTCAGTCCTGATGCTGCAGCTGCCTCTTTACTTAAACACGTTAAGTCTAAAAGCCTTGATAAAGGCCTTGAAAACCTTAAGCCCGTATTACCTCATTACAAACGCTTAAAAGATGCTTTAGTGTTTTACCGAGAACTTGATGCAACTGGCGAGTTACCTGCCATCACATTGCAAAACAATATATTAAAACCGGGTCAATCAGACGCAGCAGTACCGCTGTTAAGACAAAAGTTAAAGCGCTTAAATTATTTTCAAGGCAGTGGTAATGATGATACTGATTATGACAACGAGCTAGTTGCAGCAGTTAAGAATTTTCAGAGTGCTCATCAAGTTACTGACGACGGTGTGATTGGTAACGCAACGTTAAAATTACTCAACAAAGATTACAGTGAATACATTGATGATATTTTAGTAAACCTAGAGCGTATTCGTTGGGTTGATAATACTCTCACAGAGCGCTTCTTAGTGGTAAATATCGCTGGTTTTAAACTATTTTTATTTGAAGACAACAAATTAAAATGGCAAACCAATGTGGTCGTTGGCATAAACTACACCAAAACCCCAATATTTAAAGGGCAAATGAGCTATATCGTGATGAATCCAACATGGACAGTACCGCGGAGTATTGCAGGTGGCATTATCAAAAAAATGAAAGAAAACCCAAACTACTTAAACGAGAAAGATTTTGTTGTGGTTGATAGTCGCCGTAACCCAGTGGATAGCAAGAGTATTGATTGGGCAAATGCTAGTCGTAAGAACTTTCCGTACTGGTTTGTACAACAACCTTCAGAGAATAATTCATTGGGACAAATTAAATTTATGTTTCCTAATAAATACTCAATTTATTTGCACGACACCCCTGCAAAAACATTATTCCAGCAAGACCAACGTGCATTTAGCCACGGCTGTGTAAGAGTTGATGACCCATTCACCTTAGCTGAGAAAATATTAGAAACGTCAGATAATTGGAGTCGTAGCGACATTGATGACGCCATTGCTGCAAAAGAGACTACAAAAATCAGCTTATCAAAACCGCTAGATGTACTTTTAATGTACTGGACAGTCGCAGGTGACGACGAGAGCTTACAATTTTATACCGATGTCTATAATCGCGATGGCGCGTTATTAAAAGCACTCACCACGCCATTAGCAAATAATACAATTTAG
- the greA gene encoding transcription elongation factor GreA encodes MQSIPMTVRGAALLREELNELKTVTRPKIVADIAEAREHGDLKENAEYHAAREQQGFCEGRIQEIEAKLSNVQIIDVTKMPNTGKVIFGTTVTIVNVETDAEVKYQIVGDDEADIKNNLISVNSPIARGLIGKEVDDAVIIKTPNGEVEYEIIEVEYI; translated from the coding sequence ATGCAATCAATTCCGATGACAGTTCGTGGTGCAGCATTACTGCGCGAAGAACTTAACGAATTAAAAACAGTTACCCGTCCAAAAATCGTTGCTGATATTGCTGAAGCACGTGAGCACGGTGATTTGAAAGAAAACGCTGAATACCATGCTGCTCGTGAGCAACAAGGTTTCTGCGAAGGCCGTATTCAAGAAATTGAAGCGAAGCTTTCAAATGTGCAAATCATTGATGTAACTAAAATGCCTAACACAGGTAAAGTTATTTTTGGCACAACGGTCACTATCGTTAATGTTGAAACCGATGCTGAAGTAAAATACCAAATCGTAGGCGATGACGAAGCAGATATCAAAAACAACCTGATTTCTGTTAACTCACCAATCGCGCGTGGTTTAATTGGTAAAGAGGTAGATGATGCCGTTATCATTAAAACGCCAAACGGTGAAGTAGAGTACGAAATCATTGAAGTTGAGTATATTTAG
- a CDS encoding serine hydrolase — protein MNIHFKKLRLLVVFYLLAISSLAHSQNMQTEMADFIQGFHEYKQFNGNVLVAKDGKVLFEKSFGYANFEWDIKHSDKSKFRIGSITKQFTAMLILQLAQNNKLKLDDHLATYLPEYRQDIANKITLRQILNHTSGLGNYTQAKSFRDEYSRNPYSVDEFIRLLCSDDLVFEPGTEFRYSNSGYFILGAVIEKVTGQKYKEVLQQNILDPLKMKDTGYDSHNKIIKFRASGYDNGLAGYSNTDYLDMSIPYAAGSMYSTARDLLKWDQALYSDKLLNDAYKKQMYQVSGQRNYALGWEVTKLDKNIYGKPLTRIQHGGGINGFNAFISRIIEDKLLIVILNNTGGAPLTPMTNGLLAIYYDKPYEKATEHVDSKLYKAFKSEGIKGLKKTYKQMVNDGNTPRERSLNYLGYELMQMKELDAAITVFELNNQSYPESANTYDSLGEAYLAVGDKQKALASYKNALNLNPDSESAKQAIEKLQ, from the coding sequence ATGAACATACACTTTAAGAAATTAAGATTGCTTGTAGTTTTTTATTTACTCGCAATTTCAAGCCTTGCCCATAGCCAAAATATGCAAACAGAGATGGCCGACTTTATTCAAGGCTTTCATGAATACAAGCAGTTTAACGGCAATGTATTAGTTGCAAAGGATGGAAAAGTACTGTTTGAAAAAAGCTTTGGCTATGCCAACTTTGAGTGGGATATAAAGCATAGTGATAAAAGTAAGTTTAGAATTGGCTCTATAACAAAACAGTTTACCGCCATGTTAATCCTGCAATTGGCACAAAATAATAAGCTTAAACTCGATGATCATCTTGCAACATACCTTCCTGAATACAGACAAGATATTGCCAATAAAATTACACTTCGCCAAATACTTAATCATACCTCTGGTCTTGGTAATTATACCCAAGCAAAATCGTTTCGTGATGAGTACAGCCGAAACCCCTACAGTGTTGATGAATTTATTCGCTTGCTATGTAGTGATGATCTAGTGTTCGAACCTGGCACTGAATTTCGTTATAGCAATTCTGGCTATTTTATTTTGGGTGCGGTAATTGAAAAGGTAACTGGCCAAAAATATAAAGAGGTATTACAGCAGAATATTTTAGACCCACTTAAAATGAAGGATACAGGCTATGATTCCCACAATAAAATCATTAAATTTCGCGCCTCTGGATACGACAACGGGCTAGCTGGTTATAGCAACACCGATTATTTAGATATGTCTATCCCGTATGCAGCTGGGTCAATGTATTCAACAGCGCGGGATTTACTAAAATGGGATCAAGCCCTTTACTCAGATAAGTTATTAAACGACGCATATAAAAAGCAGATGTATCAAGTTTCTGGGCAAAGAAATTATGCGCTTGGTTGGGAAGTAACAAAGCTCGATAAAAACATTTACGGAAAACCCCTAACACGTATTCAACATGGCGGTGGTATCAATGGTTTCAATGCGTTTATAAGTAGAATTATCGAAGACAAATTACTTATTGTCATTCTAAATAACACGGGTGGTGCACCTCTCACCCCCATGACTAACGGTCTCTTGGCAATCTACTATGACAAACCTTATGAAAAAGCGACAGAACATGTAGATAGCAAGCTTTATAAAGCATTTAAAAGTGAAGGTATTAAAGGGCTCAAGAAAACCTATAAGCAAATGGTGAATGATGGGAATACGCCAAGAGAAAGGTCGTTAAACTACTTGGGTTATGAATTAATGCAGATGAAAGAACTAGATGCCGCAATTACTGTATTTGAACTCAACAATCAATCTTATCCAGAATCAGCAAACACTTATGACAGTTTAGGTGAAGCATATTTAGCAGTCGGCGATAAACAAAAAGCATTGGCAAGTTACAAAAATGCTCTTAACTTGAATCCTGACAGTGAAAGCGCTAAACAAGCAATTGAGAAATTACAATAA
- a CDS encoding nitroreductase family protein, producing MTHPIISDLQRRYTSKRYDASKQISQADLAVILEALRLSPSSINSQPWKFIVIESEQAKQRFHDSFANKFQFNQVHAKTASHTILFAYNPSYKRDDYEKVIDADIANGRTKAENKEQAFGAFAFVDLNTDDHGDNAAWTKSQTYIALGNTMHTVARLGLDSTPMEGVDKDLLGELFADELDGYVCEVALAIGYHEPEQDYNATLPKSRLDKDAVITVV from the coding sequence ATGACACACCCTATTATTTCTGACTTACAACGCCGATACACAAGTAAGCGCTACGACGCATCAAAGCAAATTAGCCAAGCAGACTTAGCTGTAATTTTAGAAGCTTTACGCTTATCGCCATCGTCTATTAATTCTCAACCATGGAAGTTTATAGTCATCGAATCAGAGCAAGCAAAACAACGTTTCCACGATAGTTTTGCAAATAAGTTTCAGTTTAATCAGGTACATGCAAAAACTGCATCACATACTATTTTATTTGCTTATAACCCAAGTTATAAACGTGATGACTATGAAAAAGTCATCGATGCAGATATTGCTAATGGTCGCACAAAAGCTGAAAACAAAGAGCAGGCGTTTGGTGCGTTCGCATTTGTTGATTTAAATACTGATGACCATGGCGATAACGCTGCTTGGACTAAATCTCAAACCTACATTGCATTAGGTAATACTATGCATACTGTGGCTCGTTTAGGTTTAGATTCAACACCGATGGAAGGCGTCGATAAAGACTTACTCGGTGAACTATTTGCTGATGAGTTAGATGGTTATGTATGTGAAGTGGCACTCGCTATTGGTTATCACGAACCAGAGCAAGATTATAATGCTACATTACCAAAATCTCGTTTAGATAAAGACGCGGTAATTACTGTAGTATAA
- a CDS encoding LysR family transcriptional regulator has product MLVEDLKLILKVAEFRSITTAAAKLDMRAATASAAIKRVEAALGTELFVRTTRHLRLSASGERFLPQCQQAVLMLDQATLALKGEHDEIEGELRVALSSDLGRNIIIPWLDELLDEYPKLSMRPHISDSNVDFYRDSVDFALRYGSPSDSNLYGFKICNVPRLLCATPEYLAEYGAPTHPDELNQHQGLFYQLQDIINNVWEFTDGTERFKVKMQGRRASNDGDLVRRWCVAGKGLAVKSCIDISDDLLKGRVVPVMQNYPHLCAELWLICPSRQSITPAVRLVRDICRAKTKAILTQLIEKGILDKRVLDN; this is encoded by the coding sequence ATGCTGGTTGAAGATCTCAAATTAATCCTCAAGGTTGCAGAGTTTCGCAGTATTACAACCGCTGCGGCAAAATTAGACATGCGTGCTGCAACCGCTAGTGCAGCAATTAAGCGCGTTGAAGCAGCTCTTGGTACTGAATTGTTTGTTCGTACTACTCGCCATTTACGTTTATCGGCGTCAGGGGAGCGTTTTTTACCTCAGTGTCAGCAAGCGGTGCTCATGCTAGATCAAGCGACACTTGCCTTAAAAGGCGAGCATGATGAAATAGAAGGTGAACTAAGAGTTGCATTATCTTCAGATTTAGGCCGCAACATTATTATTCCTTGGTTAGATGAGTTACTTGATGAATATCCAAAGCTGAGTATGCGTCCTCATATTAGCGATAGTAATGTCGACTTTTACCGAGACTCTGTTGATTTTGCGCTCAGATATGGCTCGCCATCAGACTCAAACTTATATGGCTTTAAAATTTGTAATGTTCCTCGGTTGTTATGTGCAACCCCAGAGTACCTTGCCGAATATGGAGCGCCGACACATCCTGATGAATTAAACCAGCATCAAGGTTTATTTTATCAACTTCAAGATATCATCAACAATGTCTGGGAATTTACCGATGGAACAGAGCGTTTTAAAGTGAAAATGCAAGGCCGCCGAGCGTCTAATGATGGAGATTTAGTAAGACGTTGGTGTGTGGCTGGTAAAGGTCTAGCTGTTAAATCATGCATTGATATCAGTGATGATTTACTTAAAGGTCGGGTCGTGCCGGTTATGCAAAATTACCCTCACTTATGTGCCGAGCTTTGGTTAATCTGTCCAAGTCGACAATCTATAACACCTGCGGTTCGTTTAGTTCGTGATATATGTCGAGCAAAAACCAAGGCGATTCTCACTCAACTGATTGAAAAAGGCATTTTAGATAAGCGGGTACTCGATAACTAA
- a CDS encoding efflux RND transporter permease subunit, translating to MTTHREKGLIAWFARNPVAANLLMIFILVGGLLTAMSVRKQMFPQFESNWISIQAVYPGAAPQEVEEGITIKVEESLEGLEGIKRLITYSNRGFSQAWIEIEEKYDPQEVLDEIKMQVDSINTFPAEMERPIVRREKFEQEVMILALYGDMSNYQLKELGNDIKDELQALPQINLVNFYSGLNYEIGIEISPDKLREYGLTFRDIATAVRSFSANMSAGQIRSENGYISMRVENQAYRGKEFEKLPLLHLPDGAQVFLGDVATINDGFEEGLQYSKYNGKNSLTFEVNASKDQDITKVAAVLKKYLADKAPQLPAGVKLSPIVDLTYYLEGRLNMMIDNMIWGGILVMVVLALFLPLRLAFWVMMGLPVSFLGAFLMMPLGFIDITVNLASLFAFILVLGIVVDDAIVVGESASAEIEKHGHSLDNVVRGVKRVAIPATFGVLTTIAAFLPQTLASGPGSAFSKAIGGVIILCLIFSLIESKLILPAHLAAMKNKPANPKNPLHRLRLGMDNGLKNFVDNYYTPFIGRCIHYRYTVIVGFICVLIVSGGMFAGGLVKFVANPKIPHDFPRISVEMNLSSSEQATLETAQTIEKLILDVDKQLEEQYGQAMIRDLSVSLRGRTSARIMAILVEPDLRPIDTFQLSAMWREQMPPLPGVKTLNIEDSIMNGGRDDGDVSFRLEGKDINKLKEVAAKLKEKLNSMQGVGDVNDSLQSATDEVQLELKPLAYSLGLTLSDVASQVSFSYYGLEAQRILRDGEEIKVMIRYPRESRNAVSDITDARIITPTGVEVPLAEVAKVNIVDGVNRIRRENAKRTVNVWAAVNTDQAEPFAIAKEIRDEYLPSLLKSYPGVESNVAGRIQEEMDSVAEQVRDFALSMMIIFALLAIPLRSYSQPFIIMSVIPFGVIGAMFGHMILGMTMSSLSVFGIIAVAGVVVNDSLVMVDFVNKARAEGVAIKEAVMQAGARRFRAILLTSITTFIGVLPIIMETSLQAKIVIPMAVSLAFGVLFATVITLILIPCQYVALEDFKRLIGKFRGKKVEPEAKLQTTSN from the coding sequence ATGACCACGCACAGAGAAAAAGGGCTTATTGCCTGGTTTGCACGCAACCCAGTTGCTGCAAACTTACTTATGATCTTTATTTTAGTGGGCGGCTTATTGACTGCAATGTCAGTGCGTAAGCAAATGTTCCCACAGTTTGAAAGTAACTGGATCAGTATTCAAGCTGTCTACCCAGGGGCTGCACCACAAGAGGTAGAAGAAGGCATAACCATAAAGGTCGAAGAGTCTTTAGAGGGCCTCGAAGGCATTAAACGTTTAATTACTTATTCGAACCGTGGTTTTTCACAAGCTTGGATAGAAATCGAAGAAAAGTACGACCCGCAAGAAGTACTCGATGAAATCAAGATGCAGGTTGATTCAATCAATACCTTCCCTGCTGAGATGGAACGCCCAATTGTTCGCCGTGAAAAGTTTGAGCAAGAAGTTATGATACTCGCGCTGTATGGCGATATGAGTAACTACCAGCTCAAAGAACTTGGTAACGACATAAAAGATGAACTACAAGCTTTACCACAAATTAACTTGGTCAACTTTTACAGTGGCTTAAACTACGAAATTGGCATTGAAATCAGCCCAGATAAACTACGTGAGTATGGTTTAACTTTCCGTGATATTGCCACAGCCGTTCGTAGCTTCTCTGCCAATATGTCAGCAGGTCAAATTCGCTCTGAAAATGGCTACATTTCAATGCGTGTTGAAAACCAAGCGTATCGTGGTAAAGAGTTCGAAAAGCTGCCTTTATTACACTTACCTGATGGCGCCCAAGTTTTCTTGGGTGATGTGGCAACAATTAACGATGGCTTTGAAGAAGGCCTGCAATATTCTAAGTACAATGGTAAAAATTCACTGACTTTTGAAGTAAATGCTTCGAAAGATCAAGACATCACTAAGGTTGCTGCAGTATTAAAAAAATACCTAGCAGATAAAGCGCCACAGTTACCAGCAGGTGTAAAGCTATCGCCAATTGTTGATTTAACTTATTACCTTGAAGGTCGTCTAAACATGATGATCGACAACATGATTTGGGGTGGTATTTTAGTTATGGTGGTACTTGCCCTATTCTTGCCACTGCGCTTAGCGTTTTGGGTCATGATGGGTTTACCTGTATCATTCCTAGGTGCATTTTTAATGATGCCACTTGGCTTTATAGACATCACTGTTAACTTAGCTTCTTTATTCGCATTTATACTGGTGCTAGGGATAGTCGTTGATGATGCTATCGTCGTCGGTGAGTCAGCCAGTGCTGAAATTGAAAAGCACGGTCACAGCCTAGATAACGTAGTGCGCGGCGTAAAACGCGTTGCAATTCCTGCAACCTTTGGTGTATTGACTACTATCGCCGCATTCTTACCGCAAACACTGGCATCAGGGCCTGGTTCTGCCTTTTCTAAAGCCATTGGTGGCGTAATTATCCTTTGCTTAATTTTCTCATTGATTGAATCAAAACTGATTCTACCGGCTCACTTAGCGGCCATGAAAAATAAACCTGCGAACCCTAAAAATCCATTACACCGCTTGCGTTTAGGTATGGATAATGGCCTGAAGAACTTTGTCGATAATTACTACACACCATTTATAGGTCGCTGTATTCATTACCGTTATACCGTGATTGTTGGCTTTATCTGTGTACTTATTGTCAGTGGCGGTATGTTCGCTGGTGGTTTAGTGAAATTTGTTGCGAATCCTAAAATTCCACATGATTTCCCACGTATCTCAGTTGAAATGAACTTATCTTCTTCTGAACAAGCGACCCTTGAAACAGCACAAACAATTGAAAAACTGATTTTAGATGTCGATAAGCAACTTGAAGAGCAATATGGTCAAGCGATGATCCGTGACTTATCTGTTAGCTTACGCGGTCGTACAAGTGCACGCATTATGGCGATTTTAGTCGAACCAGACTTACGCCCTATTGATACTTTCCAATTAAGTGCAATGTGGCGCGAACAAATGCCACCACTGCCAGGTGTGAAAACGCTTAATATTGAAGACAGTATCATGAACGGCGGCCGTGATGACGGTGATGTGAGCTTCCGCTTAGAAGGTAAAGATATCAATAAACTAAAAGAAGTTGCAGCTAAGTTAAAAGAAAAGCTAAATAGCATGCAAGGTGTAGGTGATGTAAATGACTCACTACAATCTGCAACTGACGAAGTTCAACTTGAACTTAAACCACTTGCTTACAGCTTAGGCTTAACCTTATCGGATGTGGCATCACAAGTTAGCTTTAGCTACTACGGTTTAGAAGCACAACGTATTTTACGTGACGGTGAAGAGATTAAAGTAATGATCCGCTACCCTCGTGAATCGCGAAATGCGGTAAGTGACATCACTGATGCGCGTATCATTACGCCAACAGGCGTTGAAGTGCCTCTTGCAGAAGTAGCGAAGGTCAACATCGTTGATGGTGTGAACCGTATTCGTCGTGAAAACGCAAAACGCACTGTCAACGTTTGGGCTGCGGTTAACACTGATCAAGCAGAACCATTTGCCATTGCAAAAGAAATTCGTGACGAGTACTTACCTAGCCTATTGAAAAGCTACCCAGGTGTTGAAAGTAATGTGGCTGGTCGTATTCAAGAAGAAATGGATAGTGTGGCAGAACAAGTACGTGATTTTGCTTTGTCTATGATGATTATATTTGCGTTACTTGCTATTCCACTGCGCTCATACTCGCAGCCATTCATTATTATGTCGGTTATTCCATTTGGTGTAATTGGCGCGATGTTCGGTCACATGATCTTAGGTATGACAATGAGTAGCTTATCGGTATTCGGTATCATCGCTGTTGCTGGTGTAGTAGTAAACGATTCGCTAGTAATGGTCGACTTTGTCAATAAGGCCCGCGCTGAAGGTGTTGCAATCAAAGAGGCTGTTATGCAAGCCGGTGCTCGTCGTTTTAGAGCAATATTACTAACCTCAATTACGACCTTTATTGGTGTATTACCAATCATTATGGAAACAAGCTTACAAGCAAAAATAGTTATCCCAATGGCTGTATCTCTAGCATTCGGGGTGTTATTTGCGACTGTCATTACACTTATTTTAATCCCTTGTCAGTATGTTGCGTTAGAAGACTTTAAACGTTTAATTGGCAAGTTTAGAGGTAAAAAAGTAGAGCCAGAAGCAAAATTACAAACAACCAGTAATTAA